The sequence CATTGCGCTGGATGACGGCAGCTCCGAAGTGCTGGGTTATGCAGGGTGCGCCCTGTGCGACCTGGGCCACTACAGGCACGGCATCGACACCCTGCAACGCGCGCTGGACCTCAACCCGAGCAACGCGCAGGCGCACGTGGCCATGGGTGCAGCGTTGGCCATGAACCGCAAGCTCGACGCCGGCATCGAGCGCATGCGTTACGGCATGAAGATCAGCCCGCGCGACCGCCGCCTGGGCTTCTGGGGCTGGCTGCTCGGGCGTTTTCTGCTGCGCGCCGACCGCGTGGACGAAGCGCTGGTGGAGGCCCGGCTGTCGTGCCGCGCGGACCCGCGCTTCCATCTGCCGCACGTGCTGCAGGCCGCCAGCCTCGACCGCCTGGGCGCCACCAGCGATGCGGTCGCCGCGCTGAGCGCCGCGCGCCAACGCCGCAGCCAACTGTCGCTGGACGAGGTGACGCTGACGCACGGCCGGCGCATCGGTGAACGGATCGCGCTGATGTGGGAGCGGGCCGGGTGAGACCCGACAAGACGCTCACCAGCGCGATCGACCGAGCGCCAACACGGCGACGGCCAACACCGTCACACCCAGCATCACCCAGCCTTGCGCAGACCCCATGGTGACCAAGGTGGCCGCGCTCACGGCACACCACAACAACGCCCCCGCGCGCAAGCTGCCCAGCAGAACACGTGTGGCGCGGGTGCCGGCATCGGCACACACCAGCACGCCCAGCATGGCGATGGCGGTGGGGTCCGGCGCGAGTCCAGACACTTCGGCCTGCACCCATGGCCGGCCCAAGGCCAGGGCCAGCAGCGGATGCACCAGCACCGCCCAGAACAGCAGACCCAGGCCCACCCGGCGGCGCGCCCGCCCGGCCGCCAACACCAGCGACGCCCGCGTGGCCAGCACGAGCAAGCCGATCGCCTGCGCCCCGAAGGCCCACGCAAACCCGGTCGCCGCCCAATTGATCACCGCGTAGCTTTGCCAGAGAAACGTCCACGCCACGAAGGCGCAGCCGAGGGCCAGCACGCCGGTGGCGAACCGGAGCGCGGCAGGCCCGGAGCGCCACAGACCCA is a genomic window of Hydrogenophaga sp. RAC07 containing:
- a CDS encoding DUF6064 family protein; protein product: MSEWWTYRPEDFLMFAPRTYWRLFELHNQAWWPAHVLAVLAGLAILVGLWRSGPAALRFATGVLALGCAFVAWTFLWQSYAVINWAATGFAWAFGAQAIGLLVLATRASLVLAAGRARRRVGLGLLFWAVLVHPLLALALGRPWVQAEVSGLAPDPTAIAMLGVLVCADAGTRATRVLLGSLRAGALLWCAVSAATLVTMGSAQGWVMLGVTVLAVAVLALGRSRW